In one Streptomyces marincola genomic region, the following are encoded:
- a CDS encoding TerC family protein → MDVSLTMWVVSVLVLCALIAVDFFFGRRPHEVTLREAGTWTVIWIALAVLFGLGLWLMEGGTPAGEFFAGYVTEKSLSVDNLFVFVVIMAKFAVPAEYQARVLLIGVLIALVLRAAFIAAGAALIAGFSWIFYIFGAFLIWTAWKWIKDALGDDEEEEYKENRFLKMVERRVPSTDQYHGTKLWIHENGRRLITPMLIVMLAIGSTDILFALDSIPAIYGLTEDPYIVFTANAFALMGLRQLYFLLGGLLKKLVHLSYGLSAILGFIGVKLILHALHESGVHVPEISTFVSLGVICGILIVTTVTSLIAARRAERSAEAREGGA, encoded by the coding sequence GTGGACGTCTCGTTGACCATGTGGGTGGTCTCGGTGCTGGTGCTGTGCGCGCTCATCGCCGTCGACTTCTTCTTCGGGCGCAGACCCCACGAAGTGACGCTCCGGGAGGCGGGAACCTGGACGGTCATCTGGATCGCGCTCGCCGTGCTCTTCGGTCTCGGGCTGTGGCTCATGGAGGGCGGCACCCCGGCCGGCGAGTTCTTCGCCGGGTACGTGACGGAGAAGTCCCTCAGCGTGGACAACCTCTTCGTCTTCGTGGTGATCATGGCGAAGTTCGCGGTTCCCGCGGAGTACCAGGCCCGCGTGCTGCTCATCGGCGTGCTCATCGCGCTGGTGCTGCGTGCGGCGTTCATCGCGGCCGGCGCGGCCCTGATCGCCGGCTTCTCCTGGATCTTCTACATCTTCGGCGCCTTCCTCATCTGGACCGCCTGGAAGTGGATCAAGGACGCGCTCGGCGACGACGAGGAGGAGGAGTACAAGGAGAACCGCTTCCTCAAGATGGTCGAGCGGCGCGTTCCCTCCACCGACCAATACCACGGCACGAAGCTGTGGATCCATGAGAACGGCCGGCGCCTGATCACGCCCATGCTGATCGTGATGCTCGCCATCGGCAGCACGGACATCCTGTTCGCGCTCGACTCCATCCCGGCCATCTACGGCCTGACCGAGGACCCCTACATCGTCTTCACGGCCAACGCGTTCGCGCTGATGGGGCTGCGCCAGCTGTACTTCCTGCTGGGCGGCCTGCTCAAGAAGCTGGTCCACCTCTCCTACGGGCTGTCGGCCATCCTCGGCTTCATCGGCGTCAAGCTGATCCTGCACGCGCTGCACGAGTCCGGGGTGCACGTCCCCGAGATCAGCACCTTCGTCTCGCTCGGCGTGATCTGCGGCATCCTGATCGTCACCACGGTGACCAGCCTGATCGCCGCGCGCCGCGCGGAGCGGAGCGCCGAGGCGCGGGAGGGCGGCGCGTAG
- a CDS encoding cellulose binding domain-containing protein: MATALAAAGLVAAQHPAAAEPAEPAQDAPVEVSVNANLGLGTIPEEAFGVNTAIWDAAMNDPEVVTTMSAAGIGVMRYPGGSYGDIYDWETHTARGGYVAPNTEFDTFMRTVRATGAQPMIIANYGTGTPEKAAEWVRYANVTNDYGVKYWEIGNEVYGNGHYGGGWEEDDHPDKSPNEYARNLLAYAEAMKAVDPTIEIGAVLTTPGDWPDGIVGPGDSADWNNSVLSAVADTIDFAIVHSYPGGASADEALDRVSRLPGQMREVRRLLDRYAGERSAEIGIALTEVNSNVQQNSRPNGLFAADVYMTALENGVFNVDWWNTHNGPTEVNWVDGEIDFNDAGLLSSGACMGDVCQPPLHTPFHPYYGIKSLTTLGGPGDTMIASASGSEDVSVHAVHQADGDLSVMLINKDPDRSYPVAIDYSGYTPGAQAPVVHRYARGDTDVTRVPAPENGPQVLPPYSITTVTVSPRGGGTAPAPGAPRVTAVDSTTATVSWPESTGGAPVRYEVYERLGANAQLLGTSTTTSATLRNLPPGSEHTVNVLARDADGRLSRPSEPVTFTTTSPRESSCLVAYRVDNGWGSGFVATVTVTNLGDTPVDGWTLDFTWPEAGQSVQGAWNARVTGEGRRVHVTNSEHNAFLAPNGGSTATFGFTGANGGANPLPTAFALNGTVCRTA; encoded by the coding sequence GTGGCGACCGCGCTGGCCGCGGCCGGCCTGGTCGCCGCCCAGCACCCGGCCGCGGCCGAGCCGGCCGAGCCGGCCCAGGACGCGCCCGTCGAGGTGTCGGTCAACGCGAACCTGGGGCTCGGGACGATCCCCGAGGAGGCGTTCGGGGTCAACACCGCGATCTGGGACGCCGCCATGAACGACCCCGAGGTCGTCACGACCATGAGCGCGGCCGGGATCGGGGTGATGCGCTACCCGGGCGGGTCCTACGGGGACATCTACGACTGGGAGACCCACACCGCGCGCGGCGGCTACGTGGCGCCCAACACCGAGTTCGACACGTTCATGCGCACGGTCCGCGCCACGGGCGCCCAGCCGATGATCATCGCGAACTACGGCACCGGCACCCCGGAGAAGGCCGCCGAGTGGGTCAGGTACGCCAACGTCACCAACGACTACGGCGTGAAGTACTGGGAGATCGGCAACGAGGTCTACGGCAACGGCCACTACGGCGGCGGCTGGGAGGAGGACGACCACCCGGACAAGAGCCCCAACGAGTACGCGCGCAACCTCCTCGCGTACGCCGAGGCGATGAAGGCGGTCGACCCGACCATCGAGATCGGCGCCGTCCTGACGACCCCGGGCGACTGGCCGGACGGCATCGTCGGGCCCGGCGACTCGGCCGACTGGAACAACAGCGTGCTCTCCGCGGTCGCCGACACCATCGACTTCGCCATCGTGCACTCCTACCCGGGCGGCGCGAGCGCGGACGAGGCCCTGGACCGCGTCTCCCGGCTGCCGGGTCAGATGCGCGAGGTCCGCCGCCTGCTCGACCGGTACGCCGGGGAGCGTTCCGCCGAGATCGGCATCGCCCTGACCGAGGTCAACTCCAACGTGCAGCAGAACAGCCGGCCCAACGGCCTGTTCGCCGCGGACGTCTACATGACGGCGCTGGAGAACGGCGTCTTCAACGTCGACTGGTGGAACACCCACAACGGGCCCACCGAGGTCAACTGGGTCGACGGCGAGATCGACTTCAACGACGCCGGGCTGCTCTCCAGCGGCGCGTGCATGGGGGACGTCTGCCAACCGCCCCTGCACACGCCGTTCCACCCCTACTACGGCATCAAGTCCCTGACCACGCTCGGCGGTCCCGGGGACACCATGATCGCCTCGGCGTCCGGCAGCGAGGACGTCTCCGTGCACGCCGTGCACCAGGCCGACGGCGACCTGAGCGTCATGCTCATCAACAAGGACCCCGACCGCTCCTACCCGGTGGCCATCGACTACTCCGGGTACACCCCGGGCGCGCAGGCGCCCGTCGTGCACCGGTACGCGCGCGGCGACACCGATGTCACCCGGGTGCCCGCCCCGGAGAACGGCCCGCAGGTGCTGCCGCCTTACTCGATCACCACCGTCACGGTCTCCCCGCGCGGCGGCGGCACGGCCCCCGCGCCCGGAGCGCCCCGGGTCACCGCCGTGGACAGCACGACGGCCACCGTGAGCTGGCCCGAGAGCACCGGCGGCGCGCCGGTGCGCTACGAGGTGTACGAGCGGCTCGGCGCCAACGCCCAGCTCCTCGGCACCTCGACCACCACCTCCGCCACCCTGCGCAACCTGCCCCCTGGCTCGGAGCACACCGTCAACGTCCTGGCCAGGGACGCCGACGGCCGGCTCTCCCGGCCCTCGGAGCCGGTGACCTTCACCACCACGTCCCCGCGCGAGAGCAGCTGCCTGGTGGCGTACCGCGTGGACAACGGCTGGGGCAGCGGCTTCGTCGCCACCGTCACCGTCACCAACCTCGGCGACACCCCGGTCGACGGGTGGACCCTCGACTTCACCTGGCCCGAGGCCGGCCAGTCCGTCCAAGGCGCGTGGAACGCGCGGGTCACCGGTGAGGGGAGGCGGGTCCACGTCACCAACAGCGAGCACAACGCCTTCCTCGCCCCGAACGGCGGTTCCACCGCCACCTTCGGCTTCACCGGCGCCAACGGGGGAGCCAATCCCCTGCCGACCGCGTTCGCCCTCAACGGCACCGTCTGCCGCACCGCCTGA
- a CDS encoding glycoside hydrolase family 43 protein — protein sequence MSSTPRTGGTVANPVIPGFHPDPSVCRVGDDYYLVCSSFEYFPGVPVFHSRDLVHWTQIGNALDRPEQLRLPPGTRPSGGVYAPTLRHHDGRFWMITTNVSGDGNLLVTATDPAGPWSDPVLLPGVKGIDPDLAWDEDGTCWCTYAGVGQVRIDPYTGRTLGDARGIWSGTPGAKAPEAPHLYRIDGTWYLMIAEGGTERGHGVSIARGPAPDGPFEPCPANPILTHRGTDHPIQNTGHADLVQGPDGSWWMVLLGVRPQGGTPGWHVLGRETFLVPVTWQDGWPVVGALSPELPAPPWPLRPGPGVPVRDDFAAPDLAPHWISPRHRPEESRTTGERPGWLTLRADAGPVPPAQPAGPVPPAGSAEPEPAFLGRRQQHVSCRARALTDPAGGRGGLMVRLDERHHYAVEAVPGEVRVLARIGTLRTAVAAHPVPEGPVVLRVETAAPRDRDDPRTGPDVLLLGVEERDGSFTELAALDGRYLSTEVAGGFTGRVIGMYASAGTVHFDWFDYEPLHD from the coding sequence TTGTCGAGCACGCCGAGGACGGGTGGCACCGTCGCGAACCCGGTCATTCCCGGCTTCCACCCCGATCCGAGCGTCTGCCGGGTCGGCGACGACTACTACCTGGTGTGCTCCAGCTTCGAGTACTTCCCCGGCGTGCCGGTCTTCCACAGCCGGGACCTCGTGCACTGGACCCAGATCGGCAACGCCCTCGACCGGCCGGAGCAGTTGCGCCTGCCGCCCGGGACCCGCCCGTCGGGCGGCGTGTACGCCCCCACCCTCCGCCACCACGACGGCCGGTTCTGGATGATCACCACGAACGTGAGCGGCGACGGCAACCTGCTGGTCACCGCGACCGACCCGGCCGGCCCCTGGTCCGACCCGGTCCTGCTGCCGGGGGTCAAGGGCATCGACCCCGATCTCGCCTGGGACGAGGACGGCACCTGCTGGTGCACCTACGCCGGGGTCGGGCAGGTCCGCATCGACCCGTACACCGGGCGGACGCTGGGCGATGCGCGCGGGATCTGGTCCGGCACTCCGGGTGCCAAGGCCCCCGAGGCGCCGCACCTCTACCGCATCGACGGCACCTGGTATCTGATGATCGCCGAGGGCGGCACGGAACGCGGCCACGGCGTGTCCATCGCCCGCGGCCCCGCGCCCGACGGGCCGTTCGAGCCGTGCCCGGCCAACCCGATCCTCACCCATCGCGGCACCGACCACCCCATCCAGAACACCGGGCACGCGGACCTGGTCCAGGGGCCGGACGGCTCCTGGTGGATGGTGCTCCTCGGGGTGCGCCCGCAGGGCGGCACGCCCGGGTGGCACGTGCTGGGGCGCGAGACGTTCCTGGTGCCGGTGACCTGGCAGGACGGCTGGCCGGTCGTCGGCGCGCTGTCGCCCGAACTGCCCGCGCCCCCGTGGCCGTTGCGGCCGGGCCCCGGCGTCCCGGTCCGGGACGACTTCGCGGCGCCCGACCTGGCCCCGCACTGGATCTCCCCCCGGCACCGCCCCGAGGAGAGCCGCACCACCGGCGAGCGCCCCGGCTGGCTGACGCTGCGGGCCGACGCCGGGCCCGTCCCACCGGCCCAGCCGGCCGGGCCCGTCCCACCGGCCGGAAGCGCCGAGCCGGAACCGGCGTTCCTCGGCCGCCGTCAGCAGCACGTGTCCTGCCGGGCGCGCGCGCTGACCGACCCGGCCGGCGGGCGGGGCGGGCTGATGGTGCGGCTCGACGAACGGCACCACTACGCCGTCGAGGCCGTGCCGGGCGAGGTCAGGGTGCTGGCCCGCATCGGAACGCTGCGCACCGCCGTGGCCGCGCACCCGGTGCCCGAGGGGCCGGTCGTGCTGCGCGTCGAGACGGCGGCCCCCCGGGACCGGGACGACCCGCGCACCGGCCCCGACGTCCTGCTGCTCGGCGTCGAGGAACGGGACGGCTCGTTCACCGAACTCGCCGCGCTGGACGGCCGGTACCTGTCGACGGAGGTGGCCGGCGGCTTCACCGGCCGGGTCATCGGCATGTACGCCTCGGCCGGCACCGTGCACTTCGACTGGTTCGACTACGAGCCGCTCCACGACTGA
- a CDS encoding cation transporter: MTALSSGPPPVRRDALTRRIRLLVAATIAYNVVEAAVALTAGTLASSTALIGFGLDSTVEVASATAVAWQFSAREHAEREARERVTLRIIAISFFALAAYVTTESVRALTGAAEADHSTAGIVIASLSLVIMPFLSAAQRRAGRELGSASAVADSKQTLLCTYLSAVLLAGLLANSLLGWAWADPVAALVIAALAVKEGRDAWRGEGCCAPGTGTGTFPGTGARGAAPVPPGCGCGPACAGCS; encoded by the coding sequence ATGACCGCGCTGTCCTCCGGCCCGCCCCCGGTCCGGCGCGACGCGCTCACCCGCCGGATACGGCTGCTGGTCGCCGCGACCATCGCCTACAACGTCGTCGAGGCGGCGGTCGCCCTCACCGCGGGCACCCTCGCCTCCTCCACCGCGCTGATCGGGTTCGGTCTCGACTCGACCGTCGAGGTGGCCTCGGCGACCGCGGTCGCCTGGCAGTTCTCCGCCCGCGAGCACGCCGAGCGCGAAGCCCGCGAGCGGGTCACGCTGCGGATCATCGCCATCTCGTTCTTCGCGCTCGCCGCCTATGTCACGACCGAATCCGTGCGCGCCCTGACCGGAGCCGCCGAGGCCGACCACTCCACCGCGGGCATCGTCATCGCGTCGCTGTCCCTGGTGATCATGCCGTTCCTGTCGGCGGCCCAGCGCCGGGCCGGGCGCGAACTCGGCTCCGCCTCCGCGGTCGCGGACTCCAAGCAGACGCTGCTGTGCACCTACCTCTCCGCCGTCCTGCTCGCCGGGCTCCTCGCCAACAGCCTCCTCGGCTGGGCGTGGGCCGACCCGGTCGCCGCGCTCGTGATCGCGGCGCTCGCCGTCAAGGAGGGCCGCGACGCCTGGCGGGGCGAGGGCTGCTGCGCCCCCGGCACCGGCACCGGCACGTTCCCCGGCACCGGCGCCCGGGGCGCGGCGCCCGTGCCGCCCGGATGCGGCTGCGGTCCCGCCTGCGCCGGCTGCTCCTGA
- a CDS encoding ArsR/SmtB family transcription factor, giving the protein MLTVASDIDVLARFGRALNDPIRCRVLLALRRAPAYPADLADALGVSRTRLSNHLSCLRDCGLVVAVPDGRRTRYELADERLGHALDHLLASVVAVASDRTCADAETKDCCP; this is encoded by the coding sequence GTGCTGACCGTCGCCTCCGACATCGACGTGCTGGCCCGCTTCGGCCGCGCGCTCAACGACCCGATCCGCTGCCGGGTCCTGCTCGCCCTGCGGCGGGCGCCGGCCTACCCGGCCGACCTGGCCGACGCCCTCGGCGTCTCCAGGACCCGGCTGTCCAACCACCTGTCCTGCCTCCGCGACTGCGGCCTGGTCGTCGCCGTTCCCGACGGGCGGCGCACCCGTTACGAACTCGCCGACGAACGCCTCGGCCACGCGCTCGACCACCTGCTCGCCTCGGTCGTCGCCGTCGCGTCGGACCGGACCTGCGCCGACGCGGAGACGAAGGACTGCTGCCCATGA
- a CDS encoding choice-of-anchor C family protein has product MLAVTRPLLTTVALVGLFTSGAGAALAAPAQEPGPSGPGTLVSRFDNGSFEYPVARANSFTTYQAGQFIGPWEVTAGAVDLVDDGLWQPAEGDQSLDLNASDAGAVSQTFTTTPGETYTVTYALAGNTAGGPALKTGQVRVDGQNVQDFSFDTTGRTPTAMGYIKRQVTFVATAPTTTLTFASTVGGAYGPVVDDVLVTSCSCPC; this is encoded by the coding sequence ATGTTGGCAGTCACGCGCCCCCTGCTCACCACGGTGGCTCTCGTCGGACTCTTCACCTCCGGCGCCGGCGCGGCCCTGGCCGCCCCGGCCCAGGAGCCGGGGCCGAGCGGCCCCGGCACGCTCGTCAGCCGGTTCGACAACGGCAGCTTCGAGTACCCGGTCGCCCGGGCGAACTCGTTCACCACGTACCAGGCGGGGCAGTTCATCGGACCCTGGGAGGTGACCGCCGGGGCCGTGGACCTCGTCGACGACGGGCTCTGGCAGCCGGCCGAGGGCGACCAGTCGCTCGACCTCAACGCCTCGGACGCCGGGGCGGTGTCGCAGACCTTCACCACCACCCCGGGGGAGACGTACACCGTCACCTACGCGCTGGCGGGGAACACCGCGGGCGGGCCCGCCCTCAAGACCGGCCAGGTCCGCGTCGACGGGCAGAACGTGCAGGACTTCTCCTTCGACACCACCGGCAGGACGCCCACCGCCATGGGCTACATCAAGCGGCAGGTGACCTTCGTCGCCACCGCGCCGACCACGACGCTCACGTTCGCCAGCACCGTGGGCGGCGCCTACGGGCCTGTGGTCGACGACGTGCTGGTCACCTCGTGCTCCTGCCCCTGCTGA
- a CDS encoding beta-lactamase family protein yields the protein MAPARARANPPRGGSRRRASVARGPAPGQRRETFGRPGAAGRAPGPRQVPGGPTTTTGYRRRAPRPPGPSQSLFSSAGAMVSTLGDLTAFYRALTAGEILTPASPAEMRAAHPVGEAGYGLGLTRYRELSCGGTAWGHDGLLPGYMTYTLVTDDGRHASVVTNAYFQVNTPRAQLHALLDAALCESGAARWEAAGAPAVAAAARERVPRI from the coding sequence ATGGCACCGGCGCGTGCGCGCGCGAATCCGCCCCGGGGCGGCTCCCGGCGCCGGGCCTCTGTCGCCCGTGGCCCGGCGCCGGGACAACGCCGGGAGACGTTCGGCCGCCCGGGGGCCGCCGGACGGGCACCAGGACCGCGCCAGGTGCCGGGCGGGCCGACCACGACGACGGGGTACCGACGCCGCGCGCCGCGACCGCCCGGCCCGTCCCAGTCCCTGTTCAGCAGTGCGGGAGCGATGGTCTCGACGCTTGGGGACCTGACGGCGTTCTACCGCGCGCTGACGGCCGGCGAGATCCTCACGCCCGCGAGCCCGGCCGAGATGCGCGCGGCGCATCCGGTGGGCGAGGCGGGCTACGGGCTCGGCCTCACCAGGTACCGCGAACTGTCCTGCGGCGGCACGGCCTGGGGCCACGACGGCCTGCTGCCGGGGTACATGACCTACACCCTCGTCACCGACGACGGCCGCCACGCGTCCGTCGTGACCAACGCGTACTTCCAGGTCAACACGCCGAGGGCCCAGCTGCACGCCCTGCTGGACGCGGCCCTGTGCGAGTCGGGGGCGGCTCGGTGGGAGGCGGCGGGGGCGCCCGCCGTGGCCGCCGCCGCGCGGGAACGCGTTCCCCGCATATGA
- a CDS encoding phosphatidylserine decarboxylase, whose translation MAHADHGFSDSIDGLIEKITRWYASDERGFRTLYDAAVGHVVPYPEDTPEHVRCDWRGRDLAFLCAFLREWYAWGRTAKPTEGLDYIRKFNWLTHKNDYGMVFVTCGAGRDMTAEFTHLQGRQMDEPESKRLVDIWKRELGSRMDDFEKGPWPDFNAFFTRELRPGRRPVDKPDDNSVVVAPTDCVISMVVDELTEDTPIPVKTVTMNVRQLLDGSEHYRKFVPGRDERGRAVPGGTAVSCVLMPDTYHWYHAPVAGEVVEATDGIGGVHYGMRDFPGLLNRGNVGHGFGYATFEDFRRGYVVIRTRFRDPRGREHETYVGMVTVGLNSIASVNYLPRFQKPAKPVRVRKGEKIGNFRYGGSLVILLFQHGRFPALQLHMGQRIGNLECRERSAALFTGSHRHQALRRLLLSL comes from the coding sequence GTGGCGCACGCCGACCACGGGTTCTCTGACAGCATCGACGGGCTCATCGAGAAGATCACGCGCTGGTACGCCTCCGACGAGAGGGGTTTCAGGACCTTGTACGACGCGGCGGTCGGGCACGTCGTCCCGTATCCGGAGGACACGCCGGAGCACGTGCGGTGCGACTGGCGGGGCCGGGACCTCGCGTTCCTCTGCGCGTTCCTGCGGGAGTGGTACGCGTGGGGGCGGACGGCGAAGCCGACGGAAGGGCTCGACTACATCAGGAAGTTCAACTGGCTCACGCACAAGAACGACTACGGCATGGTCTTCGTGACCTGCGGCGCCGGCCGGGACATGACGGCCGAGTTCACGCATCTCCAGGGCCGGCAGATGGACGAGCCGGAGTCGAAGCGGCTCGTCGACATCTGGAAACGGGAACTCGGCTCGCGCATGGACGACTTCGAGAAGGGGCCCTGGCCGGACTTCAACGCGTTCTTCACCCGGGAGCTGCGGCCCGGCAGGCGGCCCGTCGACAAGCCCGACGACAACAGCGTGGTGGTCGCGCCGACCGACTGCGTCATCAGCATGGTCGTCGACGAGCTGACCGAGGACACGCCGATCCCCGTCAAGACGGTCACCATGAACGTCAGGCAGCTGCTCGACGGCTCGGAGCACTACAGGAAGTTCGTGCCGGGGCGGGACGAGCGGGGCCGGGCGGTCCCCGGGGGCACGGCGGTCTCGTGCGTTCTCATGCCCGACACCTACCACTGGTACCACGCCCCGGTGGCGGGTGAGGTGGTGGAGGCGACGGACGGGATCGGCGGCGTCCACTACGGAATGCGGGATTTCCCCGGACTGCTCAACAGGGGGAACGTCGGCCACGGATTCGGCTACGCGACGTTCGAAGACTTCCGGCGCGGATACGTCGTCATCAGAACGAGGTTCAGGGACCCGCGGGGGAGGGAGCACGAGACGTACGTGGGGATGGTGACCGTCGGCCTGAACTCGATCGCCTCCGTGAACTACCTGCCGCGGTTCCAAAAGCCGGCGAAGCCGGTGCGGGTCAGGAAGGGCGAGAAGATCGGCAATTTTCGATACGGCGGGTCGCTCGTCATTCTGCTGTTCCAGCACGGCCGGTTCCCGGCCCTGCAACTGCACATGGGCCAGCGCATCGGGAACCTGGAGTGCCGGGAACGGTCGGCCGCCCTGTTCACCGGCTCCCACCGCCACCAGGCCCTGCGGCGCCTCCTGCTGAGCCTCTGA
- a CDS encoding TetR/AcrR family transcriptional regulator, whose amino-acid sequence MAASGRGGGMSEQRRHRLRLEISREASRLFWEQGVDATSGDQIAEAVGLSTRTIWRHFRSKESCAEPIVAQGVEWEMAVLRSWPRHLSLEEHFTAEHARLGREAADGEAADTRLAMQMIYLADREPALRTAWLMACDQVERELAGIIADRLGLPADDIDVRLHAAAASAALRIINERAGAARLEGPGPWRSADAAERIAHAVRRATGGAVGDPVAS is encoded by the coding sequence ATGGCGGCGTCCGGGCGCGGCGGCGGGATGAGTGAGCAGCGGCGCCACCGCCTGCGGTTGGAGATCTCGCGGGAGGCGTCCCGCCTGTTCTGGGAGCAGGGCGTCGACGCGACCAGCGGCGACCAGATCGCCGAGGCGGTCGGCCTGTCGACGCGCACGATCTGGCGGCATTTCCGCAGCAAGGAGAGCTGCGCGGAACCGATCGTGGCGCAGGGCGTGGAATGGGAGATGGCGGTGCTGCGCAGCTGGCCGCGGCACCTGTCCCTTGAGGAGCACTTCACGGCCGAGCACGCCAGGCTGGGGCGCGAGGCCGCCGACGGCGAGGCGGCGGACACCAGGCTCGCGATGCAGATGATCTACCTGGCCGACAGGGAGCCGGCGCTGCGCACGGCCTGGCTGATGGCCTGCGACCAGGTGGAACGGGAACTGGCCGGCATCATCGCGGACCGGCTCGGGCTTCCGGCCGACGACATCGATGTGCGGCTGCACGCCGCGGCGGCCTCGGCCGCTCTGCGGATCATCAACGAGCGCGCGGGTGCCGCCCGGTTGGAGGGCCCGGGCCCTTGGCGGTCCGCCGACGCGGCGGAACGGATCGCGCACGCCGTCCGCCGGGCCACCGGGGGCGCCGTGGGTGATCCGGTCGCCTCCTGA
- a CDS encoding TIGR02611 family protein, whose amino-acid sequence MSHMDMHSPDRAARPEEPGVAAVSPAVAAPVAAGPGGAGTPVADAKPFGSRAPRFVKSSRPLHLGWQAGVFLVGLVVIVAGVIMLPLPGPGWLVIFAGMAIWGTEFVWAQLVLRWTKRKVTEAAQRALDPKVRRRNLALTAVACVICAVLLAIYLWEFGLVMPWTVLD is encoded by the coding sequence ATGAGCCACATGGACATGCACAGTCCCGACCGGGCCGCCCGGCCCGAGGAGCCCGGCGTCGCGGCCGTGTCGCCCGCCGTCGCCGCGCCCGTGGCGGCCGGCCCGGGCGGGGCCGGGACGCCGGTGGCCGACGCGAAGCCGTTCGGCTCCCGCGCGCCGAGGTTCGTGAAGAGCTCGCGCCCTCTCCACCTGGGGTGGCAGGCCGGGGTGTTCCTGGTCGGCCTCGTGGTGATCGTGGCCGGCGTGATCATGCTGCCGCTGCCGGGGCCCGGCTGGCTCGTGATATTCGCGGGCATGGCGATCTGGGGCACCGAGTTCGTGTGGGCCCAACTGGTGCTCAGGTGGACCAAGCGCAAGGTCACGGAGGCCGCGCAGCGCGCCCTCGACCCCAAGGTGCGCCGCCGCAACCTCGCCCTGACCGCGGTGGCCTGCGTGATCTGCGCCGTGCTGCTGGCGATCTACCTCTGGGAGTTCGGCCTGGTCATGCCCTGGACCGTCCTCGACTGA
- a CDS encoding GNAT family N-acetyltransferase — protein sequence MTSGDLSFRQLTGPGDVTDGLRQALADCWVEVTNAGGAAGFPFPPVDRAHVAPALDAIVASLAPRTSRVLTAALDGELAGWLHIRRDPFALIAHWGSLHHVQTRTAVRGRGVGAALVREARRVARDEMGLEQLRLAARGGVGLEAFYGRLGWREIGRWPGALRLAPGDDRDEVLMVLAPL from the coding sequence ATGACCAGCGGCGACCTTTCCTTCCGGCAGCTCACCGGCCCGGGCGACGTCACGGACGGGCTGCGGCAGGCCCTCGCCGACTGCTGGGTCGAGGTCACCAACGCGGGCGGAGCGGCCGGGTTTCCCTTCCCGCCCGTCGACAGGGCCCACGTGGCGCCGGCGCTCGACGCCATCGTCGCCTCCCTCGCGCCCCGCACCAGCCGCGTCCTGACGGCGGCGCTGGACGGGGAACTCGCCGGCTGGCTCCACATCCGGCGTGACCCGTTCGCGCTGATCGCGCACTGGGGCTCCCTGCACCACGTCCAGACCAGGACCGCCGTGCGCGGGCGCGGAGTGGGTGCCGCCCTCGTGCGCGAGGCGCGGCGGGTCGCCCGCGACGAGATGGGCCTGGAGCAGTTGCGCCTGGCCGCGCGCGGCGGTGTCGGACTCGAAGCGTTCTACGGGCGGCTCGGCTGGCGGGAGATCGGCCGCTGGCCCGGCGCCCTGCGCCTGGCACCGGGCGACGACCGCGACGAGGTCCTCATGGTCCTCGCACCGCTGTGA